Genomic window (Gemmatimonadetes bacterium SCN 70-22):
GGATGAAGCAGAAGCTCGCGCTCTGCTGCGCCCTCGTGCACGCCCCCGACATCCTCTTCCTCGACGAGCCGACGACCGGGGTGGACGCCGTCTCGCGGCGCGAGTTCTGGGACCTGCTCGATCGGCTGCGCGCTGGCGGGCTGACGATCGTCGTCTCGACGCCCTACATGGACGAAGCGAGCCGGTGCGACCGGGTGGCGCTGATGCAGAAGGGGCGCCTCCTCCTGGTCGATGCGCCGGGCGACGTGAGCGCGGCCTATCCGCGCCCCATCTTCGCCGTGCGTGCCCCCGACCGCCTCGGGACGCTGGGCGCGCTGCGGCGCTTCCCGCATGCCGCCGCGGTCTGGCCGTTCGGCGAGGTGGTGCACTACACCGATGCCCGGGCCGGGATGTCGCCCGGGTCGATCATCGACGAGCTCGAGGCCTTCGCGCGCGCCGAGGGGATGGCGCACCTGGAGGTGGAGGCGATCGAGGCGGGGATCGAGGACGCCTTCATGTGGCACATGGTGGCGCAGGGGGCGGCATGAGCGGCCCGGCCATCGATGCCCGGGGCCTAACGAGGCGCTTCGGCGACTTCACGGCCGTCGACGCCATCACGTTCCACGTGGCACAGGGCGAGGTGTTCGGCTTCCTCGGCGCCAACGGCGCGGGGAAGACGACCGCCATGCGGATGCTCATCGGCCTGCTCGAACCCACGGCGGGGGCGGCGACGGTGGCCGGCTACGACGTGGCGACCGATGCCGAGGCGGTGCGCCGCCACATCGGCTACATGAGCCAGAAGTTCTCGCTGTACGACGACCTCACGGTGCAGGAGAACATCACGCTCTACGGGGGGATCTACGGACTCACCAACGCGCAGATCGCCGAGCGCATGCACGCGCTGCTCGGGCGCATCGGGCTGGAGCATGCCCGCAAGGAGCTGGTGCGTCGCATCCCGCTGGGATGGAAGCAGCAGCTGGCCTTCTCGGTGGCGCTCCTGCACGCGCCGCGCATCGTCTTCCTCGACGAGCCGACGGGGGGGGTGGACCCCATCACCCGCCGCCGCTTCTGGGAGATGATCTACGAGACCGCCGCCGGCGGAACGACGGTCCTGGTGACCACCCACTACCTGGACGAGGCGGAGTACTGCGA
Coding sequences:
- a CDS encoding ATPase → MRGFTKRFGDVVAVDGVSVDIAQGELFGFIGPDGAGKTTLFRTMVTLLLPDAGSVRVLGLDVVTDLWALRSRVGYMPGRFSLYPDLSVIENLQFFASVFGTSVDAGMPIIEPIWRQLAPFAGRRAGALSGGMKQKLALCCALVHAPDILFLDEPTTGVDAVSRREFWDLLDRLRAGGLTIVVSTPYMDEASRCDRVALMQKGRLLLVDAPGDVSAAYPRPIFAVRAPDRLGTLGALRRFPHAAAVWPFGEVVHYTDARAGMSPGSIIDELEAFARAEGMAHLEVEAIEAGIEDAFMWHMVAQGAA